aaattgccaaaagggtactaatattactaacgagacgttataaaagattacgacggtaagccctaacacggtaatttattattagcgacgaggtaattaatactttttatatagtaaaaaagaaagccgattttaagctagcggttaaactacgtaaagaaggcataattataattactaaaaagccgtataagggattagatcttatcgaagtagatactcttcgcgatcgaggggtctatcgatttatcctatacaacttagaaaaatatataaacctctatatatttaaattacgaatagttcgtaagattaaagggaaaggaataccctagctatataagaagtttagatatataatttaggggtttagcgacgttaaaaaggcgacgctacttatataatcgcttactatatagcgctatagctaacgattaataatagtactaatagtattattacggaagaagggatacgaaatttagagccgtaatattacttaggcctatacctaattagctatagggcttataaggaaaatcctagcctatttactaaaggaaatggttagtaagtacttagaaagtacgattattaaagtgcttaagctattatataggctcgtaaaatcgggtacttattaataggctacttattacgatttttatattaattaactattaatagttacctctatatacgaccggtgcttactagttacggagtacgaaggcgattaatataggatcgtcggaatataaactaataatatattaagcttatttaatattaactttataaaaaaggaggataaggagctttaaaaagcgggcttcgtaacgaagctaaaagaggtccttataataaatacccccctagtatttaacggtaggattcttataattaaaagggaaaccgttgttttttaataaaaggggtagggcgagaagattaactttattaatccgaacgtaactaacgttaagaagcggtataaggctaagctcgtacgaggggtatatattataaatatttattagcttaaaataacttttaattacgctaaggtagcgcaggctatagatttaactaaacgagacgtcgaggtacttaataagcggcttaagtagtaatagacgaatcttaatcgaggtctcgtttactacttaatcgaccttataattaataagctctatatctttgttaataagttatttgcgaataataacgaccttacttcgtaattagggtatattattatcctagttaataagagtataggcgagagcgaatttattatatatagtaatataatttattatttattaattaaaagtaagtgggtaataagaagtgtgttagtatcggaggtctatagtatagttaacggcgttaacctcttttatacgattttaacgatgctaaggaagattactaatcgaattagctttctatttattttaatagttatttataccgattcttactcgctatattaatacctcgttaaattaggaacgacgaaggaaaagaggcttataattaatattatagcccttaggtaatcgtacgaaaggcgcgagatactcgagatccgttagattaataataaaaataactttataaacgcttttacgaaagtagtactaaataagggattagagtaattcataagtaatagaaaagttattatacgaataaagggataggttatataaaaagagtagagaaaagggggaaaaggagacgacttagtaaacgggcccgaggtcgaattatatttctaactatagcggttaaattaataaaaaaaagagaaagttagtattaaattagaagtctaattcgaccgcggcatctagccgactacgtaggggctaattaggggccttatatataattatcgtaactagcctaacctacggttagaacctcctttttatacctacgcagatatttatatagtttaattaatctcttcgttaactacggttcgaactaactaccctgtcatagggatactaacaaaatcagtatttataaaaagctcggGCTTGTTAAGTGTGGTTCTGTCTTCTTCGCAAATGTTCTGTAGCTTAATACATTCTCTGTAAATAGGTAGTTGACACTTATTTTCAagcttaatagtatatacATAAAGGGCAAGGGTGTATTTGATCAGTTGTAATACAGATAAGTATTATATCACTACTATTCATCCCGTCTGTAGGTGGCTCAGTATATAGCGATACTCTACTACATTGGCAGTCTGCCGTTATCCAAGGCCATAGGTTTCGTCAACTCCAGAGCCCGGGCTATGTAGCCAGGTCATTGTCGTGATTCTCCAGTTTCCAGACATACAAAGCTAGGTGAGTGTCCTATGACATGCATAACAGTGCGAAGAGAGATCGGTAAGATTGTCGTCTATGTATTCGTGCACTAGAGAAGTTCACCTCCGTGCTTCAAGTGTTCCTTCTCGTTGCTGTTGTACGTTTGCTGAGCTAACACGTTCCCTCCCAAAACTTCTGGGGCACAGATGACTTAACCAAGGGGGAGATGATGTGCCTCGCGACTGAACACAGTCGCGTCGGCGGAATATCATGATCCGATGCCCAAGAGGTTTCAGTCTCGGCACAGTGTTCATCCAGCAGCTAGGGAGGAGGGATGTGGCAACGGGTGCCTCGAAGCACCCTGGTGGGACGGCTAGGAAGCAATGGTATGCTTAGGTAGCATGGAATAGGCATCTAGTCGCTCTGAAGTTTTTATCAGTACAATAACTCGATAGCGAACGGCGAGTTTTGGATTTCCACGCCACTTTAAACTTGGACGTCACAGGAAGAAATACGAGTTGCTGGTCTAGAATCCTACTTACTCAATCCTCAATAATCATCAACTAATGTCTCCAATCCGCCTCTATCCAAACACCGAACTTTACGAAACGAAGCGAGTGACCTCTGGCGGCGAGAAGCCTACCCCATGTCCCTCTTTCAAGAACCCATCATTGGCCGAACAGCCTGCCTATCTTCGGCATCACATTAGGATGACTCAGTTTGCAAGCCAATTTGGGTACCTGGAGCCGGGTAGTTAACACCAATCAACTCCAACGAGCCAAAGAGGAACTGCGCGTCTGCTACAGGATCTGCAGGAACAACTCGATCACTTGGAGGGGGAACTTCAGATGGCGTCAAAGGTGGGGGGAGAACTAAGCATGCCCGTCCATCGATGGACTGCATATAGTGAGCATTGATCCCAGGAGTTTGCCAGAACACCATGTTCGGATCATATTTCGACTTGATCATTGACAGCCTGGCGTAGTTGGCACCCCAAAAGGATTGGGTCCAATTCTTCTTCGCGACGCTTGCCTGCACAAGGAAAGTCAGTTATAGTTACTTCGTTGTCAGAATTGGCATACCTCGTTGATGTAGGCACCCATGTCTGGAGCAAGGGTTCGCAGTCCGCTGGCGCTTGGTCCATCAACGAGGTGAACCACCGCTCTCCTCCACCCCGGATTCGCCGAGGTATCTTCGCCAGAGCCTTGCGATGAACCCGGTGCAGTCATGAGTACTCCATAAGTCCCAAGGCCCCCCTTCAACGCGTTTATAATGCTTGGATTTCGAAGATGCTCAGGGGCTAAGAGGCGGCTGTCGTATGGGTATATTCCGTGATTTCTTGGCTGGGGTTTCGGACCCGTTTCGAGAACGAGAGGTCCGTATGTCGTATCGAAGAAGTTCCTATAGTTGTCGAAGTTGTAAGGCTTAGTTTGAAATGGCGTCATGTCGGGATATGATTGCATTTTGGAAAGGATTGGTCCCCAGACGGCATTAGCGTTGGCGATTCCGGAGGCATTCCCGGTATGGACGGCGTAGCACCTGACGGAGCTAACATcgacgtaaataaaagcgctGATGCCCTTTTCTTGTAGTCTGGGCAACTCTCCGAATAGATATTGCATGGCGTCGCTGACTGGTGTACTTCCGGTCTCCGAGTCGAACACATCCAAACCTGTGATCGTCGAGTTGATGTACCAATTGTACCCAGTCATGGGAATATCAGCGTGTGCCTTCCAGGTGGCTTCGACAACTACACCAAAGGTCCCTCCGCCACCTCCTCGAATGGCCCAGAAAAGGTCTTGATTACACACTCTGTTTGCGATCCTGAGCTCCCCATCTGGAGTCACAATCTTTGCTTCAAGCCACTGGTCAACCCCGAGACCATACTGCGCAGTTAATGGGCCGTAGCCGCCGTTCTGTCCCCATCCCCCGGAAACAGCCACCCCAGCTGCAATTGCCTTAGTTCTCAAGAAAACATTGTCCACGGGAAACTTTCTTACCGGCTGCACCACTGACTGTGAAGAGTCCTGAGGGAGACACTGCGTAGTTGAGAGCCAGTCCGGCAACACCAGGCTGAAATGTGACAGCAGCTTGCACGCCCTGCTGGGGATTGATCACATTCGGCGCGTCGATAGAGTACTCAGGACTGGCAGCACCATCCATAGTTGGAGTAAAAGAGTCGAGAACGTTGACCTTGTTCATGAGGGATAAGTCAATAATAAGGCCAGATCCAGCATCGCTCCGGCCTAACTGATCGTGACCGGTGGTGATGACCGAAAGGCGAATGTTATGCTTCGAAGCGAATCGTACTGCTGCCTGGACAATAGATGCGTTCTCAGCTCGCACACGGTAATCAGGAAGCCTTCCATGGGCGTCACTACCATTCTGCTGGATGACGCCTGGAATGGCGGCTTCCCAAACCTCGGGAGCAGGCCAGTCGTGATCTGTACTCAGCTTTCGGCATCCTATTGGGGCTACAGTCGAGGAGATAGCACCAAAAACAAGTACCGATAGGTAAGTAACGAAGCAAGGAAGAAGTTTTGCCTTCATGATGAGGGAAATCCAAATGAGACTCAAATGTCGATAAGTGATAATGAATGCTAAAAGCGGGAAATCAACGTTCCTTATCTACTCAACTGTAGAGACAATCCCGAAGTTACCGGCAAAGCCTCGAAACATCTAACGCAGTATTTACAACACTTTGAACTTTGCCAAGGAATTCCATGGCTATGTCTCCCATGAATTATATCGATTGGGATTCTCGACACATTAGCAGCGTGCATCGCTGAACAGGGTTCTACCTCTACACTCGGCTTGTATGTACAAAATAGCGAGCCCTAGGACTAGAACGCCAGTTAGATCCACATTAGCAAAGACATATCTGGGTATCATACGGGTAGCTTGGCTATGAAAGCGTTGGTACAAAATTTATGTATATATTGTTAGGCTTCCGAACAGTTTTCCGCGCGCTATAGACGCCGCGCGCGGTGTCTCAACTCCGGACAATACTATGGTCTAACTCCCAACCCTAGACCGTTTGAATAATACCCATGCAAGTCCCTTGTCTTGTAGGACATCAGCCACTTGAACCCACTTCGCTAAACTATACCTCGTATTTCGTGTTCGCTATCCCGTATCGTATTCGCTTTCGCCATACAGGCGATTCGAAATAGATCCCTGGCAATTATTCCTTGCGTCGGCTGGCAGGTTAAAATCCACGTCAGCCGACGATTAGCGATCTAGGCGCTACTCTTGTCGCTCCAACTCCAAAGTAGGTAAGAACTggaaagtaattactacgagTCGATGGATGCTAACAGCATGTTACGACCGAACATGCATAGCCAAGGCCGGGGATGCCCCACAGGCTTGCGGCGGCTACAGTGCGGACTCGCAACATTACCAACTTCTTCTCATCCAGCAATTCCGTTCCAAACACGGCATCTCACTCTCTCACCGGGCCCTATCCCAAAATGGAAGGTAAACATGAACGGCGCGAAGCCATGTCGGGCGTCTTTACCGCGAGAGTTGCATCTTCAGATCTTAAAGCATGTCGCAATGCCCACGGCTCACCGATCACGCCCAGTCGCGGCATAGCAGGCTACGCCAGCGTATCCAAAGATTGGCAAGATTACTTCGAGAGTCTAATATACAAGAACTTCATTCTGCGGCTCCAAGACCTCATTCCATTCAGGGAGCACATGTAAAGCCCCAGGAGGCGCGGCTATGTCCGGCACATCTGGCTTCGCCTTGAGGAGCCTCAGCCCGAAGAGGATGGCCCGGCTTTACCGTGGAATCAATCACGGAGCCCATTTGCTACAGCTGCGCTGTATCTATGGAATACTCTGGCGTCATGGGAAGTTGACCAGGCCGGAGAAGGATTAACGCTCTAGATAAGCTCCCATACACTGGCGAGGCTCATCAGATATAACAATAATACGCCAAAGGACGACGTCGATCACTATTCGAGTATCTTGAGACCGGGTCTCTTGCGTCGCATGATGAGGCCGAACCCTTCAGTCACACGAGCCTACTCTGGATTGCCCACATGGGTCAAGGTCAAAGTATCTCGATGCATTCCAGAGCTACCAAGGCCCTTTAGTCGTACGATGTCAAGCTTAGCCGTGTACGGTTATCGTTCGTGCAAGTCGTTACCAAGTTTCTTCTGCGGAGGGCAAATAAACGCAACCAGTGACCGGATTCTTTGGATCAAATCATCAAGAGTCTTCCTCGCTCAATGGAAATTCATTTTGAGAGGTGGCGGCTTTGCAGCGTAGGAGCGGAGAGACGCTGGCTTAAGGTAGGAGGTCTTCTCTACAATGCCATCTCTGCCACTCTCTTCTTCTGTTCTCATAGGATGAATAATGGCTCATGATTACATCTAGGTCTCAGTGACATGTGCCGGCACGGCCTTCCACCTTCGCTGAAGAAGTTTGCAATCTTGCACGGAGGGTCCAGCACCCCCTACTTTGCGCGTGTCTTCTATAGAGGAGTTGAAGTAGAAGAACTAGTAAGCTCCATGGTGCAAGGTTGTCTTCTTGTGGAACACTTGGCGCTCTGCTTTATCATTGATGCCGATGATTTCCTGAATAACGCACCTAATTTGCCGAAACCGAAGACGCTCACTCTAAATGCCGACATGTTTCTTGGAGAGAGCGGCGACATCGATGAAGCCATTGAGAGGCGAACAAAGATCAAGACGCTGCTTTTTTCTTTGGCTGCGTTGGCGGCTTGCTGGATGCCGAAGCTTGAGCTCATGGAGATTTGGAATGGTCGGGACAGGCAGGTCAGTATTCCGCTGCAAGGTCGACAGTGGGCTTGCTGAGATTACTTGAAAGAGTACTTAGGACGATGTTGTCGTTCATgacgatattataaaagcttggGAGGCTACGGCGAGGATGCATGCGAGGGATGACCTGCGAAAGTCGGTAATACGGCTACCGGATGGCCCGTACACGTATTATGGTTCTGTTGTGCCGCACTTGGATTCGAAGGAGCATTTTCTTCACGAGGTCTCTGCTGCTCAGATGCAGTATAATCTTTTAAAACCGAGCTCGAAATGAGGAATTCACACGCATAGCACAATCGACATTAGTGCAGATGACCGAGAATGCGCTAGGTATTGATGCCACAAATCATCGCAGCCAAATCAGTCTTTCAGAGTCGCTAGTAGCACGATCTCGCATTTGGAAAAATTGAAAGTCACTAACGATACAGTCAGCTCTGAGGTTAGGCTCATACCGTGACAAAAATAGTCGTTGCCGGGTCTTGACCGGCATTGCCCCACATTTTCGGCTCGGGGTCAGGCCGCGTCTCGCCGCTGAACGTTCCTTCGGCTTCGCGAGTCCCCGAACGAGGCACCCGGTCAAACCTAGAAGCTCTCGGACCCCATTGCAGCTTATCTCGGGGGGCACCCTATAGCTCCTGCATCGCTTTTACACCATACGCATTTCCATCGGTGCGGTGGCCTTTACACCTCACCATTACATAATCCACAGCGTCTGGCGTTGGCATGATTCAGCGGGTGAGGGTATCATCTTTGGAACACCTCTGAATACGGGGAGATAAGGACAAGGCCTGCTGGGTTTGGTACCCGATAGCGGACGAGTTGGACGCAAAATGTATTTCACATGTCGCGAATTGCATAAAGACATACTCCTCAGTGTAATCCCTGATCGTCCTATTGATCCCAGCCTTCCATTTTATTAGACCGCCTTAcctaaggtaatattactctCAAGGTCCTCTCGATACGCCAATAGTGAAGCGCTTTTCTACAGGCGCACAACTGTGCGCTTGCGCAATAGTGCGCGACGCCATTGTCTTCCATCAGTTCCATAACCCCCGACCAACCAATCACAAGGCGACTTTGCGTACAACTGTGCGTTTGCGCACTTCTCGACGATGCCGCGTCTGATCTTTTTGCATTTGGCCTCCAAGGAGACTCCATGTAAGTGATGGCATGCCTGGCTGTACGTGGGTCGATTGACTGCGTGATAAGGAACTAATGAACTGTTTCTAATCATTTTCAGAACGCTGACAATTTTATTATCCCTCTTTTCCACTTCATCTTTCTCAGTACACACTCAAAATTCCTCAGCGTAACTGGCCCTCTTATGGCTTACACAAATCTGCCACGCTCCATATCATGTTTTCTCAAATGTCCATTCCAGCTTTTGCTCTTATTCCACGGCCTCTTTCTAGTATGCTTTTATGAACTCTTTTCCATTGAACACTCATCCCAAAAGATATCTTTCCAGCAATGCCGAGACGATGCCATTTCCGTAAAGTATACCCGAACTCCTCATCGAACCTTGGCTGTGGCCGCTCATACCCACTATCAGGATCCATTCGCCCATCCCGATGTCAGTTCATCCACTGCTCGACCCCGGCTCGAAGCTCTCGTGCTTCTTCAAGATCACTCCATGTTGGAAGATCGTCATTCTCAGGAAACACCCTTTCCTCGTTCTCACGAGGTCTACCTCTACCCAGTAGCCAGCGGTACAGTCTAGGGCACAACTCTTCCCGAACTTCCTTGTACAAAAGAGCCATACCCGGCGTCACAAAGAAGCCAACCACCGTCAGGACTTCAGCCCGGGGCCAAACTATCTCAACGATCAGAATCATGGAATGAAGAGGCATGTAGGAACATAGCCATGGTAGTAGACATACCGTTCTGTCTTTGAGATACATCTGCGACCTCACTTCGGCGATCCAGAATCATGGATCTAGACAAAGGCAGGAATTGCTTAGGGATCGGTCAGTCAGACTCCTGTCGCCTCCAACGTACGGGGTAACCTTACCTGTACCAAGCAGGCTATAGCCATCGTCACCAAGATCACTCGGAGGAAGAATCTCATCAAGACCTGGGTGGCGGTGGTCGAAGAGAGGACGTCCAAGCAAAGCACCACACCAGCTTGGATAAAGTGGCTGACTTCTTTGGCGTTGCCACAAACGACAATCAGCCAAGTCACTAAGAGAGATTCTACCGAGCTCTGAGGTCGCAGGACCGAGTCGTCGATCCCGCCGTTACTCCGAATACGAAAATGGCGTTGGGTCTCAATTCCCGCCGCAGCGGAGATGATGATCATGGATACAATATGAAGCGTCAGGCCATCAGAGAAGATGTATACTGCCCCAGGCAAGACACCCGCAAGTGCGAGGCCCGTTCTCAAGCGAGTTCGACGGTTCATCGGCAGGTAAAGGGCACTGACTGCGATGCCGTATACGATGCCAAAGACGAGCTGAGCAACCGTGGATCCAGACATCGAGAAGTTGGTCGTGAAAATTCCCACAATGAGAATGATGAGTGAGTTGGCGGCGCGACCCCTCTGCTGGATTTCTTCGTCTTGTTGCGAAGATTCATCTTGCCCATAAGCACGACGGTATATGCGCTGGAAGCATCTTCTTACTTCTTTGAAGTATGCAGCGAAGTTGGCGCTGGCGTCTCTGAGGATGTCGATGAACATTGTGTTAAGTGATCCTCTTGATAAAGTTATTGGCGATCGAGTCGATGGAACTGATAGCTGTACGGTACTAGTGTATCACCATCAGCTTCGTCATTGCTATATCGTGCCGCCATCCTCATAGCTATGTCGAGATGCGCTACTGATGCATCTCTATCATCTAGCGATGGCCTTAAGTGTCTGGGATTTGCCCAACTCACATCCTGCATGGTGGCCTGGTGCGTTTGCGGGATCACACCTTTAGCCCGCTCTGTCGGCACCACTCGGTTGCCTCTTGCTTCGGTCCACTGCATTGAATTTTCATCAAGGAAGAGAAGAGAACGCAATATTCACCTAGAATCTTTGATTTTGGACAATCTGACGATTTTGCGTTCACGTCTGGAGATGTGTTCAGGTTTTGTCGTCCTGGCTGTTTTTCGTGATGAATGGAATATGGGGAGCGTGGAACACTGGACACGAAGAAGAGAGAACGACGAGGGAACATACACCAAGCTGTTGGAGATGGGACAGCCAAAGACACCCAGACTTCGAACCCAGCACACAGCACTTGAGTCCCGTCGAGGTCACCCCGCTGGGGCGTTCCGTTGCACTTCCCCCTTCTCTCTCGTTATTGCCCTCTTAGCACCATTGTGGACGGGCTGCCTACTAACTCACCGACAACTTCGCCCCTCTCTTAGGTTAGCGATTATGTCAATAGGTGTGTGacatagggaagaagcttatagaggctaactactattagggtctaaaagataaattactaaaatctacccttccctcgaggtatattattagcgctctatatatacctaaactactcctttattacttagtccccttttttatattccttaagctatcccttaattaacgaggcttaattaataaagcttaataaaatactcctTCCCCTaggctttat
The Colletotrichum lupini chromosome 6, complete sequence DNA segment above includes these coding regions:
- a CDS encoding isoamyl alcohol oxidase, whose translation is MKAKLLPCFVTYLSVLVFGAISSTVAPIGCRKLSTDHDWPAPEVWEAAIPGVIQQNGSDAHGRLPDYRVRAENASIVQAAVRFASKHNIRLSVITTGHDQLGRSDAGSGLIIDLSLMNKVNVLDSFTPTMDGAASPEYSIDAPNVINPQQGVQAAVTFQPGVAGLALNYAVSPSGLFTVSGAAAGVAVSGGWGQNGGYGPLTAQYGLGVDQWLEAKIVTPDGELRIANRVCNQDLFWAIRGGGGGTFGVVVEATWKAHADIPMTGYNWYINSTITGLDVFDSETGSTPVSDAMQYLFGELPRLQEKGISAFIYVDVSSVRCYAVHTGNASGIANANAVWGPILSKMQSYPDMTPFQTKPYNFDNYRNFFDTTYGPLVLETGPKPQPRNHGIYPYDSRLLAPEHLRNPSIINALKGGLGTYGVLMTAPGSSQGSGEDTSANPGWRRAVVHLVDGPSASGLRTLAPDMGAYINEASVAKKNWTQSFWGANYARLSMIKSKYDPNMVFWQTPGINAHYMQSIDGRACLVLPPPLTPSEVPPPSDRVVPADPVADAQFLFGSLELIGVNYPAPGTQIGLQTESS